In one window of Halanaerobiaceae bacterium ANBcell28 DNA:
- a CDS encoding DUF3231 family protein, with translation MKVMDYIDKLSDTAKSVNELQKEITVQEVWHIWDTLVQRYEVIEITQLLHNFAKDEDLKAVLTKGLEKVKKQANRTENFANKYGIPLPPKAPEAVTQTHNVEEITDRYIYRRVMRGIQAFLNLHMAGFISAETPELRELFKEVLMEEISIFDNYFEYGKMKGWTVAAPRYRT, from the coding sequence ATGAAAGTAATGGATTATATAGATAAGCTATCAGATACAGCAAAATCTGTTAACGAACTTCAAAAGGAAATAACAGTGCAGGAGGTATGGCATATTTGGGATACTCTAGTACAAAGATATGAAGTTATTGAAATCACTCAACTCTTGCATAATTTTGCAAAAGATGAAGACTTAAAGGCAGTTTTAACAAAAGGACTTGAAAAAGTCAAAAAACAGGCAAATAGAACTGAAAATTTTGCTAATAAATATGGTATACCTCTTCCCCCTAAAGCTCCAGAAGCTGTCACACAAACACATAATGTTGAAGAAATTACTGATAGATATATTTACAGAAGAGTTATGAGAGGAATACAGGCATTTTTGAATCTTCATATGGCAGGTTTTATTTCAGCCGAAACCCCTGAGCTAAGGGAACTATTTAAAGAAGTATTAATGGAAGAAATAAGTATATTTGATAATTATTTTGAATATGGAAAAATGAAGGGCTGGACTGTAGCGGCACCACGTTATAGAACATAA